Proteins encoded within one genomic window of Paraglaciecola psychrophila 170:
- a CDS encoding cytosine permease: MLNTKKVPQQYVSKMVEVGEFIELNVQDDVRNSPLYNDDIAPTNVAQRTWHKWDVAALWVGMAICVPTYTLGGVLTAYFGLSVIEALITILIANIIVLIPLTLNAFSGTKYGIPFPVLLRSSFGLYGSNLPCLIRAIVACGWFGIQTLFGGIACHILLSNLSGDWAALGSQGEVYGFLMFWVLNLYVVLKGSDSIKKIGKLVSAYIVNNGVWFNALGLTANKSI, encoded by the coding sequence GTGCTAAATACTAAAAAAGTTCCACAGCAATACGTATCTAAAATGGTCGAAGTGGGCGAGTTTATCGAGTTAAATGTTCAGGATGATGTTCGCAATAGCCCCCTATATAACGACGATATTGCTCCAACAAACGTTGCCCAGCGCACTTGGCATAAATGGGATGTTGCAGCACTCTGGGTCGGTATGGCAATTTGTGTACCTACCTATACTCTTGGTGGAGTATTGACCGCTTATTTTGGATTGTCGGTAATCGAAGCCTTAATTACAATTTTGATTGCCAATATAATTGTGCTTATCCCGCTCACATTAAATGCCTTTTCTGGAACCAAATATGGCATACCTTTTCCCGTTTTATTACGCTCTTCGTTTGGTTTGTATGGTTCTAATTTACCCTGTTTAATTCGAGCAATCGTGGCATGTGGCTGGTTTGGTATTCAAACCTTATTTGGTGGCATTGCATGCCATATTTTATTGTCGAACCTTTCTGGAGATTGGGCTGCGTTAGGAAGCCAGGGGGAGGTGTATGGTTTTTTGATGTTTTGGGTTTTGAATTTGTATGTGGTGCTGAAAGGGTCTGATTCTATTAAAAAAATTGGAAAACTGGTCAGCGCCTATATTGTTAACAATGGGGTTTGGTTTAATGCTTTGGGCCTTACCGCAAATAAATCTATCTGA
- a CDS encoding cytosine permease yields the protein MLWALPQINLSEVLATPASRPKEDLSLPYLLAGVTAMVGFWATLSLNIPDFSRYVKSQKDQIVGQVVGLPLTMLFFASLGVILTSASTVLVGETITDPINLIGKVGNPTVVAIAMVLIIIATLSTNSAANIVSPTNDFQNLAPKFISEKRGVLLSGLIALLMMSWELLKKMHWVDSDVSVEAIYSNWLMGYSSLLGPIAGIMIVDYFVINKQQLDLVSLYQRGGRYADVNYQGMAAFLIPVALTIFTLTTGYLNWFYDYGWFTGSILGATLYYCFKRQ from the coding sequence ATGCTTTGGGCCTTACCGCAAATAAATCTATCTGAGGTATTGGCTACCCCAGCGAGTCGCCCGAAAGAGGATTTATCGCTGCCTTATTTACTGGCCGGTGTGACTGCTATGGTGGGTTTTTGGGCTACTTTGAGCTTAAATATTCCAGATTTTAGCCGTTATGTAAAATCACAAAAAGATCAGATTGTGGGTCAGGTAGTAGGGCTCCCATTAACCATGTTATTTTTTGCCTCTCTGGGTGTAATACTTACATCCGCATCCACAGTGCTGGTGGGTGAAACAATCACCGATCCAATCAATCTTATCGGTAAAGTTGGCAACCCAACGGTTGTCGCTATTGCCATGGTCTTAATTATTATTGCCACACTTTCAACCAACAGTGCTGCAAATATTGTGTCTCCCACCAATGATTTTCAAAACCTCGCTCCAAAATTTATTAGCGAAAAACGTGGCGTCTTACTGAGTGGGTTAATTGCCCTGCTAATGATGAGTTGGGAGTTATTGAAAAAAATGCATTGGGTTGACTCCGATGTAAGCGTTGAAGCGATTTATTCAAACTGGCTGATGGGATATTCAAGTTTGTTAGGCCCTATCGCGGGGATCATGATTGTTGATTATTTTGTGATCAATAAACAACAGTTAGATTTGGTGTCTCTCTACCAACGAGGTGGGCGCTATGCGGACGTTAATTATCAAGGAATGGCAGCGTTTCTTATCCCAGTAGCACTGACCATATTCACTTTAACAACGGGGTATCTGAATTGGTTTTATGACTATGGCTGGTTTACAGGTTCAATCCTCGGCGCAACGCTTTATTACTGCTTTAAAAGGCAGTAG
- a CDS encoding TonB-dependent receptor — protein MIKIHTLTLKLSLLPLAVITALSQAQASNPPEEVASSPGVFEQILITAQKREQYLNDVSIAVTAFSGEQMDKLGFDDSIDLIAFTPGVSLAGDIGGQRAIFNIRGVVQNDYADIAEAPVAVYVDGGYLASTQAQTFGIFDLARVEILKGPQGTLFGRNATGGLVNTITAKPSDETEGYAEFTAASFEQFRLEGALSGSLSDSVRGRISILSNQQGEILENIYQDGSEPDTREGSVGGGEDGYNDDTQAIRGQIEFDINDNGSVLFNANWAKTTKSEGPYQVVNTTEIADENGNIIDVIFAADDPLGCDKIQLGQCVDANFNGDPLRPVQGGDFNGNFDPDGSGNKVNKDFAFDDQNKIESKGLMATVNYDFDFMQLVSITDYKKFTRVVGLDSDQTASPELIFQSDGDIDQISQEFRFSGESDSLSWVSGLYYLGIDTDYIQGLAASPSAGFLAGEEVNTLADISTDSLSLFGQIDYYLSDSLILVAGARVIKENKSLDGLVFSNANTNDRVIEVDLNGVLFEEAYLDNDQNLWSAKIQLDYSPNTDTLYYAGINRGVKAGSFNAPLFGGFSRYKPEVLVSYEAGTKHTLNEGKVQINGSLFHYDYADYQSFSWVNNAGVVFNEQANFTGAEVEIFLNAGEGLDIMFGMSYVDAKVENLEVASGVFKDTTPPYTPKLQASGLVRYNWDIQSGNVAVQVSGSYQSHTFHNARNFTAHRIDSHFKADANLAWTDNEDKWSVFAYVDNLTDSDHALIGFDVTGFYGTTQISYAKPRTAGVTVKRNF, from the coding sequence ATGATAAAGATACACACATTAACACTAAAATTAAGTTTATTGCCGCTGGCAGTCATCACGGCACTTTCACAAGCACAAGCGTCAAATCCTCCTGAGGAAGTGGCTTCTTCACCGGGCGTTTTTGAGCAAATCCTTATCACCGCGCAAAAAAGAGAACAATACCTAAATGATGTGAGCATTGCTGTTACCGCGTTTAGTGGTGAACAAATGGATAAGCTTGGGTTTGACGATAGTATCGATTTAATCGCATTTACGCCGGGGGTATCGCTGGCGGGTGATATTGGTGGTCAGCGAGCCATCTTCAATATTCGGGGTGTAGTACAAAATGATTATGCGGATATTGCTGAGGCACCGGTGGCGGTGTATGTCGACGGTGGATATTTGGCTAGCACACAAGCGCAAACCTTTGGCATATTTGATTTAGCACGGGTAGAAATTTTAAAAGGTCCGCAAGGTACACTATTTGGACGCAACGCCACAGGTGGATTAGTCAACACCATCACCGCCAAACCTAGTGATGAAACAGAAGGTTATGCAGAGTTCACTGCTGCCAGTTTTGAGCAATTTCGCTTAGAAGGCGCTCTTTCTGGCAGTCTTTCAGATTCTGTGAGGGGGCGTATTTCAATTTTATCTAATCAACAGGGTGAAATTTTAGAAAATATTTATCAGGATGGTTCTGAACCTGATACTCGAGAAGGTTCAGTAGGGGGCGGCGAAGATGGTTACAATGACGATACTCAAGCTATTCGTGGTCAAATTGAGTTTGATATTAATGACAATGGCTCAGTGTTGTTTAACGCAAATTGGGCTAAAACGACAAAAAGTGAAGGCCCCTATCAAGTCGTTAATACCACTGAAATTGCTGACGAAAACGGCAACATTATCGATGTTATTTTTGCTGCAGATGATCCTCTTGGATGTGACAAGATTCAGTTAGGTCAATGTGTTGACGCCAATTTTAACGGTGATCCGCTACGCCCTGTCCAAGGTGGCGACTTTAATGGTAACTTCGACCCCGATGGCAGCGGTAATAAAGTTAATAAGGATTTCGCTTTTGATGATCAAAACAAAATTGAATCAAAAGGTTTAATGGCCACTGTTAATTATGACTTTGATTTTATGCAATTAGTCTCCATTACCGATTACAAGAAATTTACTCGGGTTGTCGGACTCGACTCTGATCAAACAGCCTCTCCTGAGCTGATTTTTCAATCCGACGGAGACATAGACCAAATTAGTCAGGAGTTTCGTTTTTCTGGTGAAAGTGATTCACTTAGCTGGGTAAGTGGTCTTTATTATTTAGGGATTGATACAGATTATATTCAGGGTCTTGCTGCTTCTCCTTCGGCAGGTTTTCTTGCTGGTGAAGAGGTCAATACCTTAGCTGATATAAGTACTGACTCTTTGTCATTATTTGGACAAATAGATTATTACTTATCCGACTCTTTAATCTTGGTTGCTGGTGCACGTGTGATCAAAGAAAACAAAAGTTTAGACGGTCTAGTTTTTTCAAATGCGAATACTAATGACCGAGTCATTGAAGTTGACTTAAACGGGGTGTTGTTTGAAGAAGCATATTTAGATAATGATCAAAATTTATGGTCAGCTAAAATACAACTCGACTATTCTCCAAATACTGACACCCTCTATTATGCTGGTATCAATCGCGGGGTAAAAGCAGGTAGTTTTAATGCTCCCCTATTTGGTGGATTTAGTCGTTATAAACCTGAAGTATTAGTTTCTTATGAAGCGGGCACAAAACATACGCTAAACGAGGGTAAGGTGCAGATAAACGGAAGTTTATTTCACTATGATTATGCAGATTATCAGTCTTTTTCATGGGTAAATAACGCTGGGGTAGTATTTAATGAACAAGCGAATTTTACGGGTGCAGAAGTTGAGATATTCCTCAACGCTGGTGAGGGATTAGACATCATGTTTGGTATGTCTTATGTCGATGCAAAAGTTGAAAACCTTGAAGTGGCTTCTGGCGTCTTTAAAGATACGACTCCTCCATACACCCCTAAATTACAAGCTTCAGGTCTTGTTCGTTATAACTGGGATATTCAAAGCGGTAATGTGGCGGTTCAAGTAAGTGGTTCTTATCAATCCCATACATTCCACAATGCTAGAAATTTCACTGCACATAGGATTGACAGTCACTTTAAAGCGGATGCCAATCTAGCTTGGACTGATAACGAAGACAAATGGAGTGTGTTTGCCTATGTAGACAACCTGACTGATTCTGACCATGCTTTGATTGGTTTTGATGTAACAGGTTTCTACGGCACGACACAAATTTCTTATGCAAAACCTAGAACTGCTGGAGTAACTGTCAAAAGAAATTTTTAA
- the rutR gene encoding HTH-type transcriptional regulator RutR translates to MKTPLVKIKTTKQKSTRKLSPSAERRRDQAQQNKRKIIMQAALNLFSRSGVHGTSVEQVADKADVSKTNLLYYFSSKEQLYLEVIKQLLDVWLQPLQGFSVEQDPIQTISNYIKTKLELSRDNPAESRLFCMEMVQGAPLLFNELNSPLRALVESKVHVINAWIKLGKLAPVDPYHLIFSIWATTQHYADFRIQVEAVTGKTLDDPDFFATTLKNLQSIILNGVRPIK, encoded by the coding sequence ATGAAAACACCCTTGGTTAAAATAAAAACAACAAAACAAAAATCAACCAGAAAGTTAAGCCCAAGCGCCGAAAGAAGACGTGATCAGGCTCAGCAGAATAAGCGTAAAATTATTATGCAAGCTGCGCTAAATTTGTTTTCACGCAGCGGCGTACACGGCACCAGCGTCGAACAGGTAGCAGATAAAGCTGACGTTTCTAAAACCAACTTATTATATTATTTTAGTAGCAAAGAACAGCTCTATTTAGAGGTAATAAAGCAGCTTTTAGACGTCTGGCTTCAGCCTTTACAGGGTTTTAGCGTCGAGCAGGATCCCATCCAGACCATTAGCAATTATATAAAAACCAAGCTTGAGCTATCCAGAGACAACCCAGCTGAGTCACGTTTATTTTGTATGGAAATGGTGCAAGGCGCGCCTTTACTATTCAATGAACTAAATTCACCATTACGGGCACTGGTTGAGTCAAAAGTACACGTTATTAACGCTTGGATTAAATTAGGTAAACTAGCTCCTGTAGACCCATATCACCTGATCTTTTCAATCTGGGCTACCACTCAGCACTATGCAGATTTTCGTATACAAGTGGAAGCGGTCACCGGCAAGACCCTCGACGATCCAGACTTTTTTGCCACTACCTTAAAGAATCTACAAAGCATTATTCTTAATGGTGTACGCCCGATTAAATAA
- the rutA gene encoding pyrimidine utilization protein A, which translates to MDVGVFIPIGNNGWLISKTSPQYKPTFDLNKEIVQKAEHYDLDFALSMIKLRGFGGQTEFWDYNLESFTLMAGLAAVTKKIKLYATAATLVTPPAIMARMATTIDSISGGRFGVNLITGWQRPEYSQMGMWPGDEFFSNRYEYLGEYIKVCKELWETGKSDFKGEHFQMDDCRMLPMPQKKIPIICAGQSTAGMEFSAQHADYNFCFGKGVNTPTAFSPTSERLISVAQKAGRDVGSVVLIMVIADETDEKAMAKWEMYKEGKDQSALDWMTNQGAVDKKSGKDTNIRDMTDPTSAVNLNMGTLVGSFASVAAMLDEIDTVPGCEGVLLTFDEFIQGMDDFGQKIQPLMKSRQHLTAAAVV; encoded by the coding sequence ATGGACGTAGGCGTATTTATTCCAATTGGCAACAATGGCTGGCTGATTTCTAAAACATCACCACAATACAAACCCACCTTTGATTTGAACAAAGAAATTGTGCAAAAAGCTGAGCATTATGACTTGGACTTTGCACTTTCTATGATCAAGTTACGGGGATTCGGTGGGCAGACCGAATTTTGGGACTACAACCTAGAATCTTTCACACTTATGGCGGGTTTAGCGGCAGTGACGAAGAAAATAAAATTATATGCAACTGCTGCTACGTTGGTCACGCCACCCGCTATTATGGCTCGTATGGCTACCACAATTGATTCTATTTCTGGTGGGCGTTTTGGGGTAAATCTGATAACGGGTTGGCAGCGTCCTGAGTATTCACAAATGGGTATGTGGCCTGGCGATGAGTTTTTCTCAAATCGTTACGAGTACCTAGGGGAATATATAAAAGTATGTAAAGAGTTATGGGAAACCGGGAAAAGTGATTTTAAAGGCGAACATTTCCAAATGGACGACTGCCGCATGCTGCCTATGCCTCAGAAGAAGATCCCTATTATCTGTGCGGGTCAAAGTACAGCAGGTATGGAGTTTTCAGCCCAGCATGCCGATTACAATTTTTGTTTTGGTAAAGGCGTTAATACGCCAACTGCATTTTCACCAACGTCAGAACGTTTAATATCAGTAGCGCAGAAGGCCGGTCGTGACGTAGGTTCAGTGGTGCTTATTATGGTCATTGCAGATGAAACTGATGAAAAAGCCATGGCCAAGTGGGAAATGTACAAAGAGGGTAAAGATCAAAGCGCCTTGGATTGGATGACGAATCAAGGCGCAGTCGATAAAAAATCGGGCAAAGATACCAATATACGTGACATGACTGACCCAACTTCAGCCGTGAACTTGAATATGGGCACATTGGTTGGTTCTTTCGCTTCTGTAGCAGCTATGCTGGATGAAATTGATACTGTGCCCGGTTGTGAAGGGGTACTGCTGACCTTTGATGAGTTTATTCAGGGCATGGATGACTTCGGTCAAAAGATCCAACCTTTAATGAAATCTCGTCAGCACTTAACAGCAGCAGCGGTGGTCTAA
- the rutB gene encoding pyrimidine utilization protein B produces MSKVVEYAVAGYCKGDKPNEVILPAKPEPLALNITQTALIVVDMQNAYASKNGYLDKAGFDISSTGRVIAQTAKAIIAARAVGIPIVFLQNGWDKEYTEAGGPGSPNWYKSNALKTMRKQPELMGTLLAKGSWDYELVDELKPLEADIIIPKTRYSGFYNTNLDSMLRSRGIRNLVFTGIATNVCVESTLRDGFFLEYFGVVLADATHQAGSDVIQASSLFNIATFFGWISSVEEFCKAVSQ; encoded by the coding sequence ATGTCAAAGGTTGTTGAATACGCCGTAGCGGGTTATTGCAAAGGTGATAAGCCAAACGAAGTAATTTTGCCTGCTAAACCAGAACCTTTAGCACTAAATATTACACAAACAGCGCTAATTGTAGTGGATATGCAAAACGCTTATGCCAGTAAAAATGGATATTTAGATAAAGCTGGTTTTGATATTTCTAGCACTGGACGGGTGATTGCCCAAACGGCTAAAGCTATTATAGCGGCTAGAGCAGTGGGCATACCCATCGTCTTTCTTCAAAACGGTTGGGATAAAGAATATACAGAAGCGGGAGGACCAGGCTCACCTAACTGGTATAAGTCTAACGCGCTAAAAACTATGCGCAAGCAGCCTGAACTAATGGGGACGTTGTTAGCGAAAGGCAGCTGGGATTATGAGCTAGTTGACGAACTCAAGCCGCTAGAAGCTGACATCATTATCCCTAAAACCCGATACAGCGGCTTTTATAATACTAACTTAGACAGCATGTTGCGCAGCCGTGGTATTCGCAATTTAGTTTTTACCGGTATCGCCACTAATGTCTGTGTAGAGTCAACGTTGCGAGATGGTTTTTTCCTTGAATATTTTGGTGTCGTGCTGGCCGATGCCACACATCAAGCAGGTTCAGATGTTATTCAAGCATCATCACTATTTAATATTGCGACCTTCTTCGGCTGGATATCCAGTGTTGAAGAATTTTGTAAAGCTGTCAGTCAGTAA
- the rutC gene encoding pyrimidine utilization protein C, producing the protein MSKTSIIPAGSGKPLAPFVPGSMADNILYVSGTLAFDKDNNVVHVGDAEAQTRHVLETIKAVVETAGGTMDDVTFNTIMITNWDDYPALNKVYAEYFPGEKPARYCIQCGLVKPDALVEIASIAHIG; encoded by the coding sequence ATGAGTAAAACATCAATTATTCCAGCTGGAAGCGGCAAGCCACTTGCCCCTTTTGTACCCGGCTCCATGGCTGACAACATCTTGTATGTATCAGGAACACTCGCTTTTGATAAAGACAATAATGTAGTGCATGTGGGTGACGCTGAAGCACAAACCCGCCACGTGTTGGAAACCATCAAAGCTGTGGTTGAAACCGCTGGTGGCACTATGGATGATGTCACTTTTAACACCATTATGATCACAAACTGGGACGATTATCCTGCGCTGAATAAAGTGTATGCCGAATATTTCCCCGGCGAAAAGCCTGCTCGCTATTGTATTCAGTGCGGTTTAGTTAAACCCGATGCTTTAGTCGAAATTGCCAGCATAGCGCATATAGGTTAA
- the rutD gene encoding pyrimidine utilization protein D, producing the protein MYFEILGSKNPDAPTVVLSSGLGGSAHFWQAQLPVLQSGYRVIVYDQNGTGRSPASLPSDYSIQSMADELLAILDHTKITHCHFIGHALGGLVGLNIALQRPEILQSLVLINAWSSPNPHTLRCFRVRQSLLHNSPPEMYLQAQALFLYPPDWIMLNIERLEQEEQHMLEHFPNQDNLLARIKALSEFNIDSQLGAIKTDTLVVANKDDMLVPWQRSEVLASGLVNGTLRVFDYGGHACTITEPKIFNDLLLTHLSHYDAK; encoded by the coding sequence ATGTACTTTGAAATACTTGGCTCGAAAAACCCAGATGCTCCCACAGTTGTTTTGAGTTCAGGATTGGGTGGTTCTGCACATTTTTGGCAGGCGCAGTTACCGGTTTTGCAAAGTGGTTACCGGGTTATTGTTTATGACCAAAATGGAACAGGGAGAAGTCCAGCGAGTTTACCTTCAGATTATTCCATTCAATCGATGGCGGATGAATTACTCGCAATCTTGGACCATACAAAGATAACCCATTGTCATTTTATCGGACATGCATTAGGCGGCTTAGTAGGTTTGAATATTGCTCTACAACGCCCTGAAATTTTGCAAAGTTTGGTATTGATTAATGCGTGGAGTAGCCCAAACCCACACACTTTACGCTGTTTTCGGGTGCGTCAATCTTTGTTGCACAACAGCCCCCCCGAAATGTATTTACAAGCTCAAGCGTTATTTTTATATCCGCCAGACTGGATCATGCTCAACATCGAACGATTAGAACAAGAAGAGCAACATATGTTGGAGCACTTTCCTAATCAAGACAATTTATTGGCTCGTATTAAAGCGCTAAGCGAGTTTAATATAGACTCGCAACTTGGGGCTATAAAAACAGACACATTAGTGGTCGCCAATAAAGATGATATGTTGGTGCCCTGGCAACGCTCAGAAGTATTAGCATCAGGTTTGGTCAATGGGACTTTGCGAGTCTTTGATTATGGTGGACATGCCTGCACGATAACCGAGCCTAAGATATTTAATGATCTTTTACTCACACATTTATCTCACTATGACGCTAAATAA
- a CDS encoding malonic semialdehyde reductase: MTSTLDDNALAQLFTEAHSHVSWQDKAIPEVLIKQLYDMVKLCPTSANCSPARFVFVTSQEGKQKLKPSLSKGNVEKTMTAPCTVIVAYDEEFYEELPTLFPYADAKSWFTSSPEAAYETAMRNSSMQGAYLISASRALGLDIGAMSGFDPNLLNETFFSENKWKVNFLINLGYGDGDKSHKRLPRLTFEQACKII; this comes from the coding sequence ATGACCTCAACATTAGATGACAATGCATTAGCTCAGCTTTTCACTGAGGCTCACTCTCATGTGAGCTGGCAAGACAAAGCGATCCCTGAGGTGTTAATAAAGCAACTCTATGACATGGTAAAACTTTGTCCAACATCAGCCAACTGTAGCCCCGCAAGATTTGTATTCGTAACCTCACAAGAGGGCAAACAAAAGCTTAAACCCTCATTGTCTAAAGGTAACGTAGAAAAAACCATGACAGCTCCTTGCACGGTTATTGTGGCTTACGATGAAGAGTTTTATGAAGAGTTACCGACATTGTTTCCATATGCCGATGCCAAGAGTTGGTTTACATCTAGTCCAGAAGCAGCTTATGAAACTGCCATGCGTAATAGTTCTATGCAAGGTGCTTATTTGATCAGTGCCTCACGGGCTTTGGGATTGGACATCGGCGCTATGTCTGGGTTTGATCCTAATTTGTTGAATGAGACCTTTTTCTCTGAGAACAAATGGAAAGTGAATTTTCTTATAAACTTAGGTTATGGCGATGGTGATAAGTCCCATAAACGTTTACCTCGTTTGACCTTCGAACAAGCTTGTAAAATAATCTAA
- a CDS encoding flavin reductase encodes MSALKEVKVEPEVACISAEEFKQGMSAFPGAVNIVTTEVGNIKVGFTATAVCSVSDNPPTLLVCLNRGASVHKTFFESDSLVINTLDAGQDNLSNLFGGKAPMEERFANAIWETLVTGAPVLTNAAVSFDCKITEVKSVATHDVIFCEVVGIKQKKQAGSLIYYQRGYYHLGKGNE; translated from the coding sequence ATGAGTGCACTAAAAGAAGTGAAAGTAGAACCAGAAGTGGCTTGTATTTCAGCTGAAGAATTTAAACAGGGCATGTCTGCGTTTCCGGGTGCGGTGAATATAGTGACCACTGAGGTTGGGAATATTAAAGTTGGCTTTACCGCTACAGCGGTATGCAGTGTGAGTGACAACCCTCCCACTTTGTTAGTTTGCCTAAATCGTGGAGCGTCGGTTCACAAAACCTTTTTTGAAAGCGATAGCTTAGTCATTAATACCCTGGATGCAGGCCAAGATAATTTATCTAACTTATTTGGTGGTAAAGCACCAATGGAAGAACGTTTTGCTAACGCAATCTGGGAAACATTAGTCACTGGCGCACCTGTATTAACAAATGCGGCGGTTTCGTTTGATTGTAAAATTACCGAAGTAAAAAGTGTGGCTACTCATGATGTAATTTTTTGTGAAGTGGTAGGCATTAAACAAAAAAAACAAGCTGGCTCCTTAATATATTATCAACGCGGATATTATCATTTGGGTAAAGGCAACGAGTAA
- a CDS encoding CoA-acylating methylmalonate-semialdehyde dehydrogenase — translation MITIGHFINGLSVAHEGRTQDVYNPATGIADKKVLLASKKTVQEAINAAQAAFPAWRNTPVIKRARVMFKFKQLLEDNADHIAQLIGQEHGKISHDAAGELQRGIENVEFACGAPQLLKGEHSRNVGPGIDSWSEFQPLGVVAGITPFNFPAMVPLWMYPLAIVCGNTFVLKPSERDPSSTLFIASLLKEAGLPDGVMNVVNGDKEAVDVLLTNPLVKAISFVGSTPIAEYIYTTANAHGKRCQALGGAKNHAIVMPDADMDNAVNQLLGAAFGSSGERCMALSVAVAVGDAAGDALVEKMQKAMTGLSVGAYDESSNDFGPVITCQHKDKVVGYIDSAEQQGAKIVVDGRHPKVKGYENGFFVGATLIDGVTIDMDSYKAEIFGPVLQVIRVDTMQQAMQLIDDHEYGNGTCIFTRDGEAARYFSDNIQVGMVGINVPLPVPVAYHSFGGWKRSLFGDLHAYGPDGVRFYTKRKTITQRWPSSGVREGVSFAFPS, via the coding sequence ATGATAACTATAGGACATTTTATTAACGGCCTGTCAGTGGCACACGAAGGACGGACTCAAGACGTCTATAACCCAGCGACGGGTATTGCAGATAAAAAAGTGCTGCTGGCATCAAAAAAAACTGTGCAAGAAGCCATTAACGCTGCGCAGGCCGCTTTTCCTGCTTGGCGTAACACACCTGTTATTAAGCGTGCCAGAGTCATGTTTAAGTTTAAGCAGTTGCTAGAAGATAACGCAGATCACATTGCTCAGCTTATAGGTCAAGAGCACGGTAAAATTAGTCATGACGCCGCAGGCGAATTACAGCGTGGTATTGAAAACGTCGAGTTTGCTTGCGGTGCACCACAATTGTTGAAAGGTGAGCATAGCCGTAACGTAGGACCTGGCATTGATTCATGGAGCGAATTCCAACCCTTGGGTGTGGTAGCAGGCATCACGCCTTTTAACTTCCCCGCCATGGTGCCTTTGTGGATGTATCCCTTGGCTATTGTGTGTGGTAATACTTTTGTGCTTAAACCTTCAGAGCGCGATCCAAGCTCAACTTTATTTATTGCTTCATTACTAAAAGAGGCAGGTTTGCCCGATGGGGTAATGAATGTGGTTAACGGCGATAAAGAAGCGGTAGATGTATTACTAACCAATCCGCTTGTTAAAGCAATCAGTTTTGTTGGTTCAACCCCCATTGCTGAATACATTTACACTACCGCCAATGCCCACGGTAAACGTTGTCAAGCATTGGGAGGGGCGAAAAATCATGCCATTGTTATGCCTGATGCAGATATGGACAACGCAGTTAACCAATTACTTGGCGCTGCTTTTGGTTCATCTGGCGAACGCTGCATGGCTTTATCAGTAGCCGTAGCAGTAGGGGATGCAGCAGGTGATGCACTGGTTGAAAAGATGCAAAAAGCCATGACAGGACTAAGCGTGGGGGCATATGACGAGTCGAGTAATGATTTTGGCCCAGTAATCACTTGCCAGCATAAAGACAAGGTAGTGGGCTATATTGATAGTGCTGAGCAACAGGGTGCAAAAATAGTTGTCGACGGACGACACCCAAAAGTGAAGGGCTACGAGAACGGATTTTTTGTTGGGGCGACCTTAATTGATGGCGTAACTATCGATATGGACAGTTATAAAGCTGAAATCTTTGGGCCTGTTTTACAAGTTATCCGTGTCGATACGATGCAACAAGCGATGCAACTAATTGATGACCATGAATACGGTAATGGCACTTGTATTTTTACTCGAGACGGTGAAGCCGCACGTTATTTCTCAGATAATATTCAAGTTGGGATGGTGGGTATTAACGTGCCGTTACCTGTGCCTGTGGCTTACCACAGTTTTGGTGGTTGGAAACGTTCGTTGTTTGGTGACTTACACGCTTATGGTCCAGATGGCGTGCGTTTTTACACTAAGCGCAAAACTATTACTCAAAGATGGCCATCAAGTGGAGTAAGGGAAGGCGTGAGCTTTGCGTTTCCGAGTTAA
- a CDS encoding ACT domain-containing protein — protein MLPVLADHIENVIDIINKIHGDLAYNILDVQMENGHVIEAIRNIEHVTTVRLID, from the coding sequence GTGTTACCTGTTTTAGCTGACCACATCGAAAATGTAATTGATATAATAAACAAAATCCATGGCGATTTGGCCTACAACATACTCGATGTACAAATGGAAAATGGCCATGTCATTGAAGCGATTCGTAATATTGAACATGTGACGACAGTCAGGCTCATTGATTAA